A part of Melittangium boletus DSM 14713 genomic DNA contains:
- a CDS encoding inorganic pyrophosphatase, translating into MATKKPQTHNFQAHPWHGISPGEEAPETVTTYVEIVPTDTVKYELDKEAGILRLDRPQRFSSQCPTLYGFIPQTFCDELVAKRCAERTGIKDIKGDGDPLDICVLTEKVIPTGALLVRAVPVGGFRMIDGNEADDKIIAVLESDLVYGAFQHVAQLPTALVERLKHYFLTYKQIPSQAKRAVEIVEMYDRSEAHEVIVRSMKDYQRVYGQGATSKSRRGKR; encoded by the coding sequence ATGGCCACCAAGAAGCCGCAGACCCACAACTTCCAGGCCCACCCGTGGCATGGCATTTCCCCGGGCGAGGAAGCCCCCGAGACCGTGACCACCTATGTGGAGATCGTCCCCACGGACACGGTGAAGTACGAGCTGGACAAGGAGGCGGGCATCCTCCGGTTGGATCGGCCCCAGCGCTTCTCCAGCCAGTGCCCCACGCTCTACGGCTTCATCCCCCAGACCTTCTGTGACGAGCTGGTGGCGAAGCGCTGCGCCGAGCGCACCGGCATCAAGGACATCAAGGGCGATGGGGATCCGCTCGACATCTGCGTGCTGACGGAGAAGGTCATCCCCACGGGCGCGCTGCTGGTGCGCGCGGTGCCGGTGGGCGGCTTCCGCATGATCGATGGCAACGAGGCCGACGACAAGATCATCGCCGTGCTGGAGTCGGACCTGGTGTACGGCGCCTTCCAGCACGTGGCGCAGTTGCCCACCGCGCTGGTGGAGCGGCTCAAGCACTACTTCCTGACCTACAAGCAGATTCCCAGTCAGGCCAAGCGCGCCGTGGAGATCGTCGAGATGTACGATCGCTCCGAGGCCCACGAGGTCATCGTGCGCAGCATGAAGGACTACCAGCGCGTGTACGGCCAGGGCGCCACGAGCAAGTCCCGCCGCGGCAAGCGCTAA
- a CDS encoding YhfC family intramembrane metalloprotease: MSGLDARLIASFVFAIAFDVLLPVVLVLVARRRLGFAWKTVGIGALAFTLSQLLTRVPAVQAVQYLLRDVLKESTPLLSLWFVVLSLTAGLFEETARWIAFKYPLKAFRRWRDAVGFGLGHGGLESAVLVGGLAAIGLVNVVVLTRMDLSSLSLPPEQLEQIRAAKEQVAAMRWWEPLLGAYERVGAMALQVGMTVLVLQCFLRSQRRWYWAAVGFHSLANLLTVLVARSVGNVAAEGVLTVFALVAVGFTLRLREGDASDSGSPPGPEKEYC, from the coding sequence ATGTCAGGACTCGACGCGCGGTTGATCGCCAGCTTTGTTTTCGCCATTGCCTTCGATGTGTTGTTGCCCGTCGTCCTGGTGCTCGTGGCGCGGCGGAGGCTGGGCTTCGCCTGGAAGACGGTGGGCATCGGGGCCCTGGCCTTCACCCTGTCTCAACTCCTGACCCGCGTGCCCGCGGTGCAGGCCGTGCAGTACCTCCTGCGCGACGTCCTCAAGGAGTCCACGCCCCTGCTCTCCCTGTGGTTCGTGGTCCTGTCCCTGACGGCGGGCCTGTTCGAGGAGACGGCGCGGTGGATCGCCTTCAAATACCCGCTCAAGGCGTTCCGACGCTGGCGGGACGCCGTGGGGTTCGGGCTGGGGCATGGCGGCCTGGAGTCGGCCGTCCTGGTGGGCGGATTGGCCGCCATCGGCCTGGTCAACGTGGTGGTCCTGACGCGGATGGACCTGTCCTCGCTGTCGCTTCCACCCGAGCAGCTCGAGCAGATCCGCGCCGCGAAGGAGCAGGTGGCCGCGATGCGCTGGTGGGAGCCCCTGCTGGGGGCGTACGAGCGCGTGGGCGCGATGGCGCTTCAAGTCGGGATGACCGTGCTCGTCCTCCAGTGCTTCCTGCGCTCGCAGCGCCGGTGGTACTGGGCGGCCGTGGGTTTCCACTCCCTGGCGAATCTGCTCACCGTCCTGGTGGCGCGCTCCGTGGGCAACGTGGCGGCGGAGGGAGTCCTGACGGTGTTCGCCCTCGTGGCGGTGGGGTTCACGCTGCGGCTGCGAGAGGGGGATGCTTCCGACTCGGGCTCTCCACCGGGCCCGGAGAAAGAGTATTGCTGA
- a CDS encoding nicotinate phosphoribosyltransferase, translated as MGSPLLATDGYKFSMAEAGWPLRRETFYYSHRKGGQQVVPLDIESFVRSLLPEPTESDYSYLAKNSYEMGAGFKAAIQKQHLVIRALPRGARFYPREPVFTLTGSSALVSWLEPLLLQLNFRIQVATAALLDRELLEKALAVVSCEEEKRIALETLDSVGAKPVPIRVDAEGYHDRVLAVVKDLVAVVGDASRIFEVGLRAATCMQQHEIALRACQEAGVTRTSNVHLAKKLGMIPVGTMGHEHVQRYGEDEAAFRAIRERRPERSSFLLDTYDTLASGLPTAFRIIHEEPNAGDSIRFDSGDKKKQYTLAVSRAKEEGIKPVLILEDGLDAQATREFEALRTQFGWAPSQQFYGYGGFIVARTMACPFTRDRVAAVYKLACTGHVPTMKFGNELAEGKQSIPGSPVVFRRVSGSGPIGLVGQHGEATPEGYVLLTGASSDTTPPSTETAPRVAYTAATQALVDGLRQRHFPGGVHAAAPSRVP; from the coding sequence ATGGGAAGTCCGCTGCTCGCGACGGACGGCTACAAGTTCAGCATGGCCGAGGCCGGCTGGCCGTTGCGCCGGGAGACGTTCTACTACTCGCACCGCAAGGGGGGGCAGCAGGTGGTGCCGTTGGACATCGAGTCCTTCGTGCGCTCGCTCCTCCCCGAGCCCACCGAGAGTGACTACTCCTACCTGGCGAAGAACAGCTACGAGATGGGCGCGGGCTTCAAGGCGGCCATCCAGAAGCAACATCTCGTCATCCGGGCCCTGCCGCGAGGCGCGCGCTTCTACCCGCGCGAGCCCGTGTTCACGCTGACGGGCTCCTCGGCGCTGGTGTCGTGGCTGGAGCCCCTGCTGTTGCAGCTCAACTTCCGCATCCAGGTGGCCACGGCCGCGCTGCTGGACCGGGAGTTGTTGGAGAAGGCGCTCGCCGTGGTGTCGTGCGAGGAGGAGAAGCGCATCGCCCTGGAGACGCTGGACTCGGTGGGCGCGAAGCCGGTGCCCATCCGGGTGGACGCGGAGGGCTACCACGACCGGGTGCTGGCGGTGGTGAAGGACCTGGTGGCGGTGGTGGGCGACGCGAGCCGCATCTTCGAGGTGGGGCTGCGCGCGGCCACCTGCATGCAGCAGCACGAGATCGCCTTGCGCGCCTGCCAGGAGGCGGGCGTCACGCGCACGAGCAACGTGCACCTGGCGAAGAAGCTGGGGATGATTCCCGTGGGCACCATGGGCCACGAGCATGTGCAGCGCTACGGGGAGGACGAGGCGGCCTTCCGGGCCATCCGCGAGCGGCGGCCGGAGCGCTCCAGCTTCCTGCTGGACACCTACGACACCCTGGCCTCGGGCCTGCCCACGGCCTTCCGCATCATCCACGAGGAGCCGAACGCGGGAGACTCCATCCGCTTCGACTCCGGCGACAAGAAGAAGCAGTACACGCTGGCGGTGTCGCGGGCGAAGGAAGAGGGCATCAAGCCGGTGCTCATCCTGGAGGACGGACTGGACGCCCAGGCCACGCGGGAGTTCGAGGCGCTGCGCACCCAGTTCGGCTGGGCGCCCTCGCAGCAGTTCTACGGCTACGGGGGCTTCATCGTGGCGCGCACCATGGCGTGCCCCTTCACGCGCGACCGCGTGGCGGCGGTGTACAAGCTGGCGTGCACGGGCCATGTGCCGACGATGAAGTTCGGCAACGAGCTGGCCGAGGGCAAGCAGAGCATTCCGGGCTCGCCGGTGGTGTTCCGCCGGGTGAGCGGCTCGGGGCCCATCGGGCTCGTGGGTCAGCACGGCGAGGCCACTCCCGAGGGGTATGTGCTGCTCACCGGCGCGTCCTCGGACACCACGCCTCCCAGCACCGAGACGGCGCCGCGCGTCGCGTACACGGCGGCCACCCAGGCGCTGGTGGACGGACTGCGCCAGCGTCACTTTCCCGGAGGAGTCCATGCCGCTGCCCCTTCCCGCGTTCCATGA